A genomic segment from Treponema sp. Marseille-Q3903 encodes:
- a CDS encoding phage portal protein has protein sequence MSLFRRNQQKQLQSFEQLNGETVAEDFSVHEKKACTDPYLQHAWVSVCIDILTRNVARAEFEVRKNGTVERDTALANLFRFPNKNLSRFDLWKQTCAWWSLDGEAFWWFGENYVCGIPTEIYILNPRYMQHVVDGGKITKWVYTEEGSGWPLIILPDEVIHFKDWNPWNVYRGVSPLVSLGLEVEQDLLAAKQNTGLLKEGGVPKGLLKTDQVLTEAEAELLARTWDRKYGRGMKNLVAVLGKGTEYQPLTFSPDVLKLYDMKKWNLYTLLAKYGIPPRVANIQDSKSSLSGTDTDSQHRAFWNYTLIPLLKNFEEVLEVLLFRRFNLPETGVFNLDSIPELQESEDAQSNRDIAEINAGLKTINDVLRKRGENTKPWGDTWFRASSLVPVEQSQ, from the coding sequence GTGAGTTTATTCAGAAGAAATCAGCAGAAGCAATTACAAAGTTTTGAACAACTCAATGGAGAGACAGTTGCTGAGGATTTTTCTGTGCATGAGAAAAAGGCCTGCACAGATCCTTATCTTCAACATGCCTGGGTTTCTGTGTGCATTGATATTTTAACTCGTAACGTAGCGAGAGCTGAATTTGAAGTACGTAAAAATGGAACAGTAGAACGTGACACTGCTCTTGCAAATCTTTTTCGTTTTCCAAATAAAAATCTGAGCCGCTTTGATTTATGGAAACAGACTTGTGCCTGGTGGAGTCTGGATGGTGAAGCATTCTGGTGGTTCGGAGAAAATTATGTCTGTGGGATTCCAACTGAGATTTACATTCTTAATCCGCGATATATGCAGCATGTCGTTGACGGCGGAAAAATTACCAAATGGGTTTACACGGAAGAAGGCAGCGGATGGCCGCTGATTATTCTTCCTGATGAGGTAATTCATTTTAAGGACTGGAACCCATGGAATGTCTACAGGGGCGTAAGTCCGCTGGTAAGTTTGGGGCTTGAGGTTGAACAGGATTTACTTGCGGCAAAGCAAAACACAGGCTTGCTTAAAGAAGGAGGAGTTCCGAAAGGTTTACTGAAGACGGACCAGGTATTAACAGAAGCTGAAGCAGAGCTTTTAGCGAGAACCTGGGACAGGAAATATGGCCGCGGTATGAAGAATCTTGTTGCTGTTTTGGGTAAAGGTACAGAGTACCAGCCGCTTACTTTTAGCCCTGATGTTCTGAAACTTTATGATATGAAAAAGTGGAACTTGTATACACTGCTCGCGAAATATGGAATACCTCCACGAGTGGCTAACATACAGGATTCCAAGAGCTCCTTAAGTGGTACTGATACAGACAGTCAGCACAGAGCTTTTTGGAACTATACATTAATTCCCCTCCTTAAGAATTTTGAAGAGGTTCTTGAGGTGCTGTTGTTCAGAAGATTTAATCTGCCTGAAACTGGTGTATTTAATCTTGATTCTATACCTGAGTTACAGGAATCAGAAGATGCCCAGAGTAACAGGGATATTGCAGAAATCAATGCCGGCTTGAAAACCATTAATGATGTTCTGCGTAAACGTGGTGAGAATACAAAACCATGGGGTGATACCTGGTTCAGAGCTTCTTCATTGGTTCCTGTTGAACAATCTCAATAA
- a CDS encoding phage terminase large subunit, giving the protein MRELFKPTAVQKKALELLSSSAKHVLLFGGSRSGKTTVLVMAIIFRACRYPGSRHLICRFRAKDARSSVLHETLLPWLNKTIGANNYKANVHDGLITLWNGSEIWIGGLGDKEQVDRILGHEYVTIYFNEVSQISYSAITTAYSRLAMKVEGCKNKFFYDCNPCSPMHWAYKVFIRKIEPRTDEKLNKPELYASAVLNPMDNAENLDEDYISDILDNMPEKQRARFRDGLWVKPEGSVYEKFEESMILPRDKLPSEFDKYTGGQDFGLHIAAVKIGWIGDCVYVIGDYGGFNITTKTSVENQTANGWYDECFVTYCDPAGGERIQEVPGGVKANNSVDAGIDYIIALIERGKFFVCKDCTGVLGEIWDYSRDENNQIVKVNDHYMDAMRYAIFSAVTSGVVMA; this is encoded by the coding sequence TTGCGTGAATTGTTCAAGCCGACAGCTGTACAGAAAAAAGCTTTAGAGCTGCTTAGTTCTTCTGCGAAACATGTTCTGCTTTTTGGTGGTTCACGTTCTGGAAAGACTACGGTTCTTGTAATGGCGATTATATTTCGTGCCTGCAGATATCCTGGAAGCAGACATTTGATTTGCCGCTTTCGAGCAAAGGATGCCAGAAGCTCTGTACTCCATGAGACTCTGCTTCCCTGGCTTAACAAAACGATTGGTGCGAACAATTACAAAGCTAACGTACACGACGGATTGATTACCTTGTGGAACGGTAGTGAGATTTGGATTGGTGGGCTTGGTGATAAGGAACAGGTAGACAGGATTCTGGGTCACGAGTATGTGACGATTTACTTTAACGAAGTGAGTCAGATTTCTTACTCTGCAATTACAACTGCCTACTCTCGTCTTGCAATGAAGGTGGAAGGTTGTAAGAACAAGTTCTTTTATGACTGTAACCCGTGTTCGCCAATGCATTGGGCTTATAAAGTTTTCATCCGGAAAATTGAACCTCGGACGGATGAAAAATTAAACAAGCCGGAACTTTATGCTTCTGCTGTTTTGAACCCAATGGATAACGCTGAGAATCTGGATGAGGATTATATCAGCGACATTCTGGACAACATGCCGGAAAAGCAGCGGGCCCGATTCCGCGACGGTCTTTGGGTAAAACCAGAAGGAAGTGTTTACGAGAAGTTTGAAGAATCTATGATTCTTCCTCGCGACAAGCTTCCTTCTGAGTTTGACAAATATACTGGAGGTCAGGATTTTGGCTTACATATTGCAGCTGTAAAGATTGGTTGGATTGGTGACTGTGTTTACGTTATAGGTGACTATGGCGGATTCAACATAACAACTAAAACCAGCGTTGAAAACCAGACTGCAAACGGATGGTATGACGAATGCTTTGTCACCTACTGCGACCCGGCAGGTGGAGAGAGAATTCAGGAAGTACCTGGAGGTGTTAAGGCTAATAACTCTGTGGATGCAGGAATTGATTACATTATCGCATTGATTGAACGCGGAAAGTTTTTTGTTTGCAAGGACTGTACCGGCGTTCTTGGTGAGATTTGGGATTACTCTCGTGACGAGAATAATCAGATTGTAAAAGTAAATGACCATTACATGGATGCTATGCGTTATGCGATTTTCAGCGCGGTGACCAGCGGCGTGGTAATGGCATAA
- a CDS encoding peptidoglycan endopeptidase, with the protein MDTTNLKMRLMLEAEKEIVEGLTEAERYRYFLGRMQFLRYESGKENLISSDCSGSVCLAVLLATGCAIRVTADALFRKYFTKKNPEKDDIQAAFFITLYDRKLGSRIYKENEVCHVAGVCGRDVVLNCVEPYSELRSLSDMKPYYQANDYRVIVRGLDREALQKASDDNVDLFGADYQFEQIRNAIDGARG; encoded by the coding sequence ATGGATACTACGAATTTAAAAATGAGGCTTATGCTTGAAGCTGAAAAAGAAATTGTTGAAGGACTGACTGAAGCTGAACGCTACCGCTACTTTCTTGGGCGGATGCAGTTTCTTCGTTATGAAAGCGGAAAGGAAAATTTGATTAGTTCAGATTGTTCAGGTTCAGTATGCCTGGCAGTGTTGCTTGCAACTGGCTGTGCAATTCGTGTAACTGCAGATGCCTTGTTCAGAAAATACTTCACAAAGAAGAATCCTGAAAAGGATGATATTCAAGCAGCTTTCTTCATAACACTTTATGACAGAAAACTTGGATCCAGGATCTACAAGGAAAATGAAGTTTGTCATGTGGCTGGAGTTTGTGGCCGTGATGTTGTTCTGAACTGTGTGGAACCTTATTCGGAGCTTCGTTCTCTTTCTGATATGAAGCCTTATTACCAGGCAAATGATTACCGGGTGATTGTTCGTGGCTTGGATAGAGAGGCTTTGCAGAAAGCCAGTGATGATAACGTGGATTTGTTTGGAGCTGACTATCAGTTTGAGCAGATTCGAAATGCAATTGACGGAGCTAGAGGATGA
- a CDS encoding peptidase yields MLVKIDGVENNEFSRNKNLFLSFLKDNTHSGKLSPQVEVFKSIDVQKDSFHWVMSTFDVDRDFEKVDPAGWNLKNYLANPVILWSHDYSIPAIGYAENVKADTVLEGDIVFNSKEFDEFGWSIGERVKAGALRCGSVGFIAEEIEFLEAKDRECDLIFRKQELLEFSICCVPANPFARNGEKKLEITEVIQEPEELTFYDKLSKGLARA; encoded by the coding sequence TTGTTAGTAAAAATTGACGGAGTGGAAAACAATGAGTTTTCCAGAAACAAGAATCTGTTTTTGTCTTTCTTAAAGGACAATACACATTCTGGAAAACTTTCGCCTCAGGTTGAAGTTTTCAAAAGCATTGATGTACAGAAAGATTCATTCCATTGGGTAATGAGTACTTTTGATGTAGACCGTGACTTTGAAAAAGTCGACCCTGCCGGATGGAACTTAAAGAACTATCTTGCGAATCCTGTAATTCTCTGGAGTCATGATTACTCTATTCCAGCGATAGGATATGCGGAGAATGTGAAGGCTGATACAGTGCTCGAGGGAGATATTGTATTCAACTCAAAAGAGTTTGACGAGTTCGGATGGAGTATTGGGGAGAGAGTTAAGGCCGGCGCTTTACGCTGCGGCTCTGTTGGATTCATTGCGGAGGAAATTGAGTTTCTTGAAGCCAAAGACCGCGAATGCGATCTGATTTTCCGAAAGCAGGAGCTTTTGGAATTCTCTATCTGCTGTGTTCCGGCAAATCCATTTGCCCGAAACGGAGAGAAAAAACTGGAGATTACGGAAGTAATTCAGGAACCTGAGGAGCTTACGTTTTATGACAAATTGAGTAAAGGCCTGGCACGGGCTTAG
- a CDS encoding RNA-binding domain-containing protein, whose amino-acid sequence MIIQKSENQDIEFKQSWQDEYLKWICAFANTKGGILYIGVNDKGTVTGVQDFHKLSETIPLKITKSMGLLCDVSVADDSDNNLKYLIIKVNKYENPVSYHGKYYKRVGSTTQEVTGFELNDLILNAYGLSWDAVSIPEVSLKDLDERAFKVFKTWAIRTNRFKEEELEISNEALLQNFRAFDKERLTRAAVMAFHPDPEKWVIGAYTKIGYFANDADILFQDEIHGSLMTQVEDALDIIYTKYMKALISYPDEIHRAETYFFPRGAFRELLLNALIHKDYTKPYPIQILIYKDKIDIWNIGEMPETVKIEDLYKLHHSAPRNPKIADIFFKCGFIESWGRGYFKIKTICDEQNATLPEPKVVSGGFSAICNASETYKKLAAEYGIDGFAESAQKMPGSSEKVPSKFRESSEKVPRSSVAVFEAIRNNPNATTNDLEKTLGITDRAIRKHIKILKDLNIIERVGSDRNGYWKIIN is encoded by the coding sequence ATGATAATACAGAAATCAGAAAATCAGGATATAGAATTTAAGCAAAGCTGGCAGGATGAATACCTCAAATGGATTTGTGCTTTTGCTAATACAAAAGGCGGAATCCTTTATATTGGTGTAAACGACAAAGGAACTGTAACAGGTGTTCAAGATTTTCATAAATTAAGCGAAACAATTCCTCTTAAGATTACAAAGAGCATGGGCCTTTTATGTGATGTATCTGTTGCTGATGATTCTGACAATAATTTGAAATATCTGATTATCAAAGTTAATAAGTATGAAAATCCAGTAAGTTATCATGGAAAATACTACAAAAGAGTTGGTTCAACCACACAGGAAGTTACCGGCTTTGAATTAAATGATTTGATTCTAAATGCTTATGGACTTTCGTGGGATGCTGTTTCCATTCCTGAAGTTTCTTTAAAGGACTTAGATGAACGAGCATTTAAGGTATTTAAGACATGGGCTATAAGAACTAACCGCTTTAAGGAAGAAGAACTCGAAATATCAAATGAAGCTCTTTTGCAAAATTTCAGAGCCTTTGATAAAGAACGGCTTACACGTGCTGCAGTTATGGCTTTTCATCCAGATCCTGAGAAATGGGTAATTGGTGCATATACCAAAATCGGTTATTTCGCAAATGATGCCGACATTCTTTTCCAGGATGAAATTCACGGTTCTCTTATGACACAGGTTGAAGATGCCCTTGATATTATCTACACAAAATATATGAAAGCCCTTATTTCATATCCAGATGAGATTCATAGAGCAGAAACTTACTTCTTCCCTCGTGGAGCATTTCGAGAATTGTTACTGAATGCACTTATTCATAAGGATTACACAAAGCCATATCCTATTCAGATTCTGATTTACAAGGACAAGATTGATATCTGGAATATTGGAGAAATGCCGGAAACCGTAAAGATTGAAGACCTTTATAAATTACATCATTCTGCTCCAAGAAATCCTAAGATTGCTGATATTTTCTTTAAGTGTGGATTTATTGAATCCTGGGGTCGCGGATATTTCAAGATTAAAACAATTTGTGACGAGCAAAATGCAACTCTTCCAGAACCAAAGGTTGTAAGTGGCGGTTTTTCTGCTATTTGTAATGCTTCTGAAACTTATAAAAAACTTGCAGCAGAATATGGCATTGACGGATTCGCTGAAAGTGCACAGAAAATGCCTGGAAGTTCCGAGAAAGTTCCTAGTAAGTTCCGAGAAAGTTCCGAGAAAGTTCCGAGAAGTTCCGTTGCTGTATTTGAAGCAATTAGAAATAATCCTAATGCTACTACAAACGATTTAGAAAAAACTCTTGGAATTACAGATAGAGCTATACGAAAGCATATAAAGATTCTAAAAGATCTTAATATAATAGAACGAGTTGGAAGCGACAGAAACGGCTATTGGAAAATCATAAATTAA
- a CDS encoding phage major capsid protein: protein MSGPSIFIPERDRGGIELKWLTSYGQKIDATKSNMPTRTELKAYTLAGYVPFFDEFGEDVFVDLGKLFLEDFTEAYGQEFDRQCLIADDDPFTGAMNMEHAEVCRIQSTDESKLTYLDFRKAELQVEPEERKYCKWFLHETFLSHIANIQDDNHNPIWRKPGDGMPGKIDGYDVVESRLMPQLADIEADSVIAIFMNPKRIIHGNRKGIEIKRFDETTEGLEYGELFMRFRKRDGFLVTRPKKNMVLLKTATE, encoded by the coding sequence ATGAGCGGACCATCCATTTTTATCCCGGAAAGAGACCGCGGCGGAATCGAATTGAAGTGGCTGACTTCTTACGGTCAGAAAATCGACGCAACAAAATCAAACATGCCGACAAGAACAGAGCTCAAGGCTTATACCTTGGCTGGTTACGTTCCATTCTTCGATGAGTTTGGCGAAGATGTTTTTGTAGACCTCGGTAAGCTGTTCCTCGAAGATTTTACAGAAGCCTACGGACAGGAGTTTGACCGTCAGTGTCTTATTGCAGACGATGACCCGTTCACAGGTGCAATGAATATGGAACACGCAGAAGTCTGCCGCATCCAGAGCACAGACGAATCAAAGCTCACATACCTCGACTTCCGCAAGGCAGAGCTTCAGGTTGAGCCGGAAGAAAGAAAATATTGCAAATGGTTCCTTCATGAAACCTTCCTCAGTCATATCGCAAACATTCAGGACGACAATCACAATCCAATCTGGAGAAAGCCAGGCGACGGAATGCCAGGAAAAATCGATGGATATGATGTTGTTGAAAGTCGCCTGATGCCGCAGCTTGCAGACATTGAAGCTGACAGCGTGATTGCCATCTTTATGAATCCAAAAAGAATCATTCACGGCAACCGCAAAGGAATTGAAATCAAACGTTTCGACGAAACAACAGAAGGCCTCGAATATGGAGAGCTCTTTATGCGATTCCGCAAGCGTGATGGATTCCTTGTGACTCGTCCTAAAAAGAATATGGTCTTGCTCAAAACAGCAACAGAATAA
- a CDS encoding response regulator transcription factor, giving the protein MKKIIIAVCDDFTKEIITHCAKAAMPSLQIVDGSNDTDIIYHLKSAEDDIVIFDKYFLSYVLRFKMTALRVYNNRLRIIFVEQGDCSRFFGLRVYDLKADGFICNIRNKKEFVNKLRNIFSGEKIFPEEVLDSLDSNGHLRFRKYCSEITEMELEIGMYLGEGKSIKQISGLVSASEGAVGIHISRLKKKIGFESMKDFSVLNKQLEKINLRSWSC; this is encoded by the coding sequence ATGAAAAAAATCATAATTGCAGTATGTGATGATTTTACAAAAGAAATTATTACTCATTGTGCAAAGGCAGCAATGCCTTCGCTGCAGATTGTAGATGGTTCAAATGATACTGACATCATTTATCATTTGAAGAGTGCTGAGGATGATATTGTCATTTTTGATAAGTATTTTCTGAGTTATGTTCTTCGATTCAAAATGACAGCTTTGCGTGTTTATAACAACAGGCTTCGGATTATTTTTGTTGAGCAGGGAGACTGTTCAAGATTCTTTGGTCTTCGAGTTTACGATCTTAAAGCTGATGGCTTTATTTGTAATATTCGTAACAAAAAAGAATTTGTGAATAAGCTGCGTAATATCTTTTCTGGCGAGAAGATTTTTCCGGAAGAGGTTTTAGACAGTCTGGATTCAAATGGACATTTGCGTTTTCGCAAGTATTGTTCTGAGATTACCGAAATGGAGCTTGAGATTGGTATGTATCTTGGAGAAGGAAAATCAATCAAACAAATCAGTGGACTGGTTAGTGCATCCGAAGGTGCTGTTGGCATTCATATCAGCAGACTTAAAAAGAAAATCGGTTTTGAGAGCATGAAAGATTTTAGTGTTCTGAATAAACAGCTGGAAAAAATAAACTTAAGGAGCTGGAGTTGTTAG
- a CDS encoding helix-turn-helix domain-containing protein, with product MDETEKENMELFSVEEAAAYLKFSTTFVYRLAREKRIPHVSYGRHIIFRKTDLYNWLGSMVCTVREPEHASYVVNK from the coding sequence ATGGACGAAACTGAAAAAGAAAACATGGAGTTGTTTTCGGTTGAAGAAGCTGCGGCTTACTTGAAATTCAGTACAACTTTTGTTTACCGGCTAGCAAGAGAAAAAAGGATTCCGCATGTAAGTTATGGCAGACACATTATTTTTCGCAAAACGGATTTATATAACTGGCTTGGAAGTATGGTTTGCACTGTTCGTGAACCAGAACACGCAAGTTACGTTGTAAATAAATAA